ATCTGCTATTCAACACAATCTCACGAATATTTCAACTGAATAAGAGCGGCTGACCGAAACTTTTTAACGTTGTAAGATTCTTTACAATCCTGTATGTTGTATCTGTGTTTCCCTGTTGTCGGGGGATTCGGATATTATACGAAACTTCTCTGAATTAACAGAAGTTTAATTTATGGATATTTCCGGTAATATTGACTTGAAATTTAGAGAATATGCGGCAACAATTAAACAAAATTTACATTCTTAATTATTTTTTTTCGGAGGCGACATGAATCTGTCCATACGGTACAAAATAGCTTTAATGGCAGTTGTTCCGGTGCTGCTTACTGCATTATTCCTTACGTTTTTCACCTATTTTCAGCTAAAAAAGATCGGAGAGACCGAGATCGAAAGTTTCCGCCAGAGCATGCGTCAGGCGAAGGAACAGGAGCTGAAGCAATATATAGATCTTGCACTTTCATCCATTAAAAAAGTATATGACAACTCAAGTGCCGATGATCCTGAAGCCAAGGCTCAGGTTGCGGCTATCCTTCAGGAGCTTTCATACGGAAGCGACGGCTATATCTTCCTGAATGACGACGAGGGTGTTGTTCTGGCAAACAAGGCCAAACCCGAACTGGTAGGACAGAACCTCATCGGAATGAAGGACAAGAACGGCGTATACATATTCAAGGAACTGATAGATGCGGCCAAGAAAGGCGGCGGATATGTAAGCTATCAGTGGTTTAAGGCATCCAAGAACACGGAGGTTGAAAAACTCAGCTATGCCGTGGAGCTTAAAAAATGGAACTGGGTGCTTGGAACAGGTTTCTATGTTGACGATATTCAGGACGCAGTGAAAGCCAAAGAGGATGAGCTTCAGTCAACAGTCACAAAGACAATAATGGTGATACTCACCATGTCGGCTCTCATCACCGGCGGTATCATAATCGTTTCCTTCTTCCTTTCAAGCATTCTCACCAGAAGCATAAAGAGCATCAACCAGTTTCTTAAGGAAGTTTCCGACGGCGAGGGCGACCTCACCCGTGACCTGCCTATCCTCTCCAACGACGAAATGGGCGAGATGGCCAGACACTTCAATAAATTCATAGGAAAACTGAACGAGATAATCTCCATTGTTAAAGAGGGTTCAGAAAACGTGGCTTCGGCCAGCACCGAGCTTGCGAGCACAACAGAGGAACTTACCGTAACGTTTCTTGATCAGGCCGGTCAGGTTACTTCCGTTGCCAGTGCAACAGAGGAGATAAGCGTTACATCACAGCATGTCATGCAGTCCATAGGCGAAGCCAACGATCAGGCAGCCAAAACAGAAAAGCTCACCCGTGAGGGCAAACAGCAGCTTTTAAGCTCTGTGTCCGAAGTTATGGGAATTAAAGAAAAAGTGGAAAAGCTGGGCAAAACCATTAATAATCTGGCCAGTTCATCTTCTGAAATAGGAAACATCGTCAGCGTTATCAACGATATCGCCGACCAGACAAACCTTCTGGCGCTCAATGCGGCCATTGAGGCTGCAAGGGCAGGGGAACACGGCAGAGGTTTTGCCGTTGTTGCCGACGAGGTAAGAAAGCTGGCAGAGCGCACACAGAGTGCAACAAAAGAGATAGAGAACATCATCGCAAGCCTCCAGAGCGAAACCAGAATAGCCACAGTGGACATGGACGAGGCAACAGGAAAGGTTGTTT
This genomic stretch from Seleniivibrio woodruffii harbors:
- a CDS encoding methyl-accepting chemotaxis protein, with translation MNLSIRYKIALMAVVPVLLTALFLTFFTYFQLKKIGETEIESFRQSMRQAKEQELKQYIDLALSSIKKVYDNSSADDPEAKAQVAAILQELSYGSDGYIFLNDDEGVVLANKAKPELVGQNLIGMKDKNGVYIFKELIDAAKKGGGYVSYQWFKASKNTEVEKLSYAVELKKWNWVLGTGFYVDDIQDAVKAKEDELQSTVTKTIMVILTMSALITGGIIIVSFFLSSILTRSIKSINQFLKEVSDGEGDLTRDLPILSNDEMGEMARHFNKFIGKLNEIISIVKEGSENVASASTELASTTEELTVTFLDQAGQVTSVASATEEISVTSQHVMQSIGEANDQAAKTEKLTREGKQQLLSSVSEVMGIKEKVEKLGKTINNLASSSSEIGNIVSVINDIADQTNLLALNAAIEAARAGEHGRGFAVVADEVRKLAERTQSATKEIENIIASLQSETRIATVDMDEATGKVVSGAKAIQGTEAVFSQIVVSVESINRTNHTINGAIQEQVSAIGNINENAQVISSGIDESSNALAQVTATVADLQKQADDLHIMVSKFKTRA